The Triticum aestivum cultivar Chinese Spring chromosome 7B, IWGSC CS RefSeq v2.1, whole genome shotgun sequence genome window below encodes:
- the LOC123156166 gene encoding aspartyl protease family protein At5g10770-like, giving the protein MACSIPSLLICLLLLAPQLGSSYHTTSYSHGGTHVVLRSSQDSRVPPSCSPIHSGDDGGPLPVMHRRSACSPSGAGLDQSKPSVDDTFDRDALRLSTLFGKSGVTIPSTGTPLAALPGASEYHVAVGFGTPVQKFHVGFDTGSASAGATLLQCKPCAVARGAPCPRAFDPSKSTSLVHVPCGSPDCDVSECKGRRCTRTLNWKNGLQNATFVTDTLTLTRSVIVDKFRFFCLEMAARSGDGSSGILDLSRDRHSLASRVAPSRATVAFSYCLPSYADSIGFLSVGGARPELAGHNVTYATLRSKALHPNLYSVQLVGFSIAGQDLKIPPIKLVGDTVFELHTTFTYLRPDVYAVLREQFKGWMRPYRLAPPLGDLDTCYDFTGLSSMILPDVTLRFKGGATMDLDIENFMYFKDPENHFSVGCLAFAAARTLEPVVAVIGTLAQGMTEVVYDVLGGKVGLIPRRC; this is encoded by the exons ATGGCTTGTTCTATTCCCTCTCTGCTCATCTGCCTGCTTCTTCTTGCTCCCCAGCTTGGCAGCTCTTACCACACCACCAGCTACTCCCACGGTGGAACGCATGTCGTCCTCCGTTCATCCCAGGATTCAAGGGTTCCGCCGAGCTGCTCGCCCATCCATTCCG GTGATGACGGGGGGCCGCTGCCTGTAATGCATCGCCGGAGCGCGTGCTCTCCTTCTGGCGCCGGCTTGGACCAAAGCAAGCCCTCGGTCGACGACACCTTCGACCGCGACGCCCTCCGCCTAAGCACGCTCTTCGGGAAGTCTGGTGTGACGATCCCCTCGACCGGCACTCCACTGGCGGCTTTGCCGGGCGCGTCCGAGTACCACGTCGCCGTCGGCTTCGGTACGCCGGTGCAGAAGTTCCACGTGGGGTTCGACACGGGCAGCGCCTCCGCGGGAGCCACGCTGCTCCAGTGCAAGCCGTGCGCCGTGGCCCGTGGCGCGCCGTGCCCCCGTGCTTTCGATCCGTCCAAGTCCACCTCCCTAGTCCACGTCCCGTGCGGCTCGCCGGACTGCGACGTAAGCGAGTGCAAGGGACGCCGCTGCACGCGCACACTCAACTGGAAAAACGGGCTGCAAAATGCCACCTTCGTGACCGACACGCTCACGCTCACGCGGTCGGTTATCGTAGATAAGTTCAGGTTCTTTTGCCTGGAGATGGCCGCCAGATCGGGGGACGGCTCGTCCGGCATCCTCGACCTCAGCCGGGACAGGCACTCGCTGGCATCCCGGGTGGCTCCGTCTCGGGCCACGGTGGCCTTCTCCTACTGCCTGCCGTCGTACGCCGACTCCATCGGCTTCCTCTCCGTCGGCGGCgcccggccggagctcgccggccataACGTGACCTACGCCACCCTGCGGAGCAAGGCCCTCCACCCGAACCTCTACTCTGTCCAGCTCGTCGGTTTCTCCATCGCCGGCCAGGACCTGAAGATCCCGCCCATCAAACTCGTTGGTGACACGGTGTTCGAACTGCACACCACGTTCACCTACCTGAGGCCGGACGTCTACGCGGTCCTTCGCGAGCAATTCAAGGGGTGGATGAGGCCGTACCGCCTGGCGCCGCCGTTGGGTGATCTCGACACGTGCTACGACTTCACCGGCTTGAGCTCCATGATCCTGCCGGATGTCACGCTCCGCTTCAAGGGCGGGGCGACCATGGACCTTGACATCGAGAACTTCATGTACTTCAAGGACCCCGAGAACCACTTCTCTGTGGGGTGCCTCGCGTTCGCCGCGGCGCGCACCCTGGAGCCGGTGGTTGCGGTGATCGGGACCTTGGCGCAGGGGATGACGGAGGTGGTCTATGACGTGCTCGGAGGAAAGGTTGGGTTAATTCCCCGCCGCTGCTGA
- the LOC123157795 gene encoding uncharacterized protein encodes MGKLRKACNWDVPVVSSLDSDDSGGEGFVPNDFAEDGSFPVSMGLSGDEGGLDKALLKFYLNRKVKCLKRKLSSASRRNVRQKRSSDYPTCATFTRYSGKFFSGVVDGLCSRYRDVVQRYGMGCLLEFVRTEVPLRLVKWLASRFDVLSSEFQLKKKFIPMTKYDIHDILDLPVDGEPLVCDAESGRDFILSHFNLTSIPPVSFFANKLKSTEVELPDEDVFICFMIVAFSSFLCPNSSLSPSPKYLHIFRDCPSVRNYDLSKFVYEWLLSSIKKFKDSTKVASKRSVTFGGCHYAFAVCYLDQLNFGLHSVSDVKPRILAWRGNKVKQFSELDRNNSHSFGKRPLKQLCASVHPQSIDKFSASKDGDVPFCNAKLFEMNVQKSFCARFGLEAAQVVIDLVKDRNKDKPKLFVEWSESLVIDIIDCIANSPLIAKSIATPKFSPSEFQSLSNFSFGKKSVSIHSFIAERNFENVVEKPSSQVQSPIPNLNEASNFAAGVILDGDFVNPVALSSSSPAPKSVVNEANVEGAIPVAPLSCAKSASML; translated from the exons ATGGGCAAGCTACGGAAAGCTTGTAATTGGGATGTCCCTGTAGTTTCATCTTTAGATAGTGATGATTCTGGAGGTGAAGGATTTGTGCCTAATGATTTTGCAGAAGATGGTTCTTTCCCTGTGTCTATG GGATTATCTGGTGATGAAGGAGGGCTTGACAAAGCTCTTCTGAAGTTCTATCTCAACCGA AAAGTAAAATGCCTCAAGAGGAAATTATCATCTGCTTCAAGGaggaatgtg AGGCAGAAACGCTCTAGTGATTACCCTACTTGTGCTACTTTCACTAGATATTCTGGGAAGTTCTTCTCTGGTGTTGTTGATGGTCTATGTTCTAGGTATCGAGATGTTGTCCAGAGATATGGCATGGGCTGTCTCTTAGAGTTTGTTAGGACTGAGGTGCCCCTTAGGTTAGTGAAGTGGCTCGCCAGTAGGTTTGATGTCCTTTCATCTGAATTCCAGCTCAAAAAGAAATTTATCCCAATGACCAAGTATGATATTCATGACATCCTTGACCTTCCAGTAGATGGTGAGCCACTTGTGTGTGATGCTGAATCTGGCCGTGATTTTATCCTCTCTCACTTCAACTTGACCAGTATTCCTCCCGTGTCCTTCTTTGCCAACAAGCTAAAATCAACCGAAGTCGAGTTGCCTGATGAAGATGTCTTTATCTGTTTCATGATTGTTGCTTTTTCATCATTCCTTTGTCCCAACTCTAGCCTCAGTCCTAGCCCAAAGTACCTTCACATCTTCCGGGATTGTCCTTCTGTGCGTAACTATGATCTGTCAAAATTTGTTTATGAGTGGCTGTTGAGTTCCATAAAAAAGTTCAAGGATTCCACTAAAGTTGCTTCCAAAAGATCAGTGACGTTTGGCGGTTGTCACTACGCTTTTGCT GTTTGTTACCTTGACCAACTCAATTTCGGTCTTCACTCTGTTTCTGATGTAAAGCCTCGCATCCTAGCCTGGAGAGGCAACAAAGTTAAGCAATTTTCAGAGCTTGATAGAAACAATAGCCACTCTTTTGGTAAGAGGCCTCTAAAGCAGCTGTGTGCTTCAGTTCATCCGCAG TCTATCGACAAATTTTCAGCAAGCAAGGATGGTGATGTTCCCTTTTGCAATGCCAAACTTTTCGAAATGAACGTCCAGAAATCATTTTGTGCTCGTTTTGGGTTAGAG gcTGCTCAAGTAGTTATAGACCTTGTTAAAGATAGGAACAAGGACAAGCCTAAGCTATTTGTAGAATGGTCAGAATCACTTGTAATTGATATTATTGATTGCATAGCAAACTCACCATTGATTGCAAAATCTATTGCTACACCAAAATTTTCTCCAAGCGAATTTCAATCTCTGAGCAACTTCTCTTTTG GCAAAAAGTCTGTTTCTATTCATTCTTTTATTGCTGAAAGAAACTTTGAAAATGTTGTCGAAAAGCCGTCTTCCCAAGTTCAGTCCCCAATCCCCAATTTGAACGAAGCTTCTAATTTTGCTGCTGGTGTTATTTTGGATGGGGATTTTGTCAATCCAGTAGCATTATCTAGCTCATCTCCAGCTCCTAAG AGTGTGGTGAACGAAGCTAATGTTGAAGGTGCAATTCCAGTAGCTCCTCTATCTTGCGCAAAAAGTGCTTCTATGCTATAG
- the LOC123157796 gene encoding uncharacterized protein → MQCPLLAVGSSLMQSVGLDKKCEPKVVVNDFPKPTSAEFSRSLGVQSHPEDSIEQLKVKEGISSVGGLSPLVPTRLTQRFRNVVDDVECSQYVVERFLSSIDHANDEICIEMVKLPSSVVSKSNFSSSHINDQKAVDDVQIVGSSSFVDRCKDLSRSNDAAYNKLNNFNLVEAQSTSRFPKNQKAGASPEVEILSSGNASRDLSPAQVPKADGASFIFSSGSSGGHQPRRMVLPGRFNSDPYVAQGNKFPVTVKERRHHLAMVQIGNHESWCKYEAIRYDRAYCSYRNLATLKSREHVDNFFILCVCRYLFKQAHPLVSKKHCFFSYIGETILRGSDVDIVGNAFTGANNAFPMWRSNLLFFPIGQENHWFTFVVCLKERAFAFLDSLYGAKDHFHLGIRDKLIANFITIWDQFVTPLLRKRIDFENFDIVYPTLPQQNNWDDCGVFTVMHLKHWTPRTPIGNMFGASDVDNITIRLVNELYFSGFNSVDKTFVTHFFDDVKA, encoded by the exons ATGCAGTGTCCACTTCTTGCTGTTGGTTCTTCGTTGATGCAGTCAG TCGGTCTTGATAAGAAGTGTGAGCCCAAGGTTGTTGTCAATGATTTCCCAAAACCAACTTCTGCTGAATTCAGTCGCTCTCTTGGTGTCCAATCGCATCCTGAAGATTCCATTGAACAGCTGAAAGTTAAAGAGGGTATCTCTTCTGTTGGTGGACTGTCACCTCTAGTTCCGACTCGTTTGACGCAGCGGTTCCGTAACGTG GTAGATGATGTTGAGTGCTCTCAGTACGTTGTTGAACGATTCTTGAGTTCGATTGATCATGCGAATGATGAG ATTTGCATTGAAATGGTGAAGTTGCCTTCTTCTGTAGTTTCAAAGTCAAATTTCTCCTCAAGCCACATTAATGATCAG AAGGCAGTAGACGATGTTCAAATTGTGGGGAGTTCTAGTTTTGTTGATAGATGCAAGGACCTTTCAAGATCTAATGATGCTGCTTACAACAAGCTTAACAACTTCAACTTGGTAGAAGCTCAATCAACTAGTCGTTTCCCTAAGAATCAAAAG GCTGGTGCTAGTCCAGAAGTAGAAATCTTGTCTTCCGGGAATGCCTCTAGAGATCTCTCTCCTGCTCAAGTTCCTAAAGCTGATGGCGCATCTTTCATTTTTTCTAGTGGTTCATCTGGTGGTCATCAACCTCGCAGGATGGTTTTACCAGGTAGATTTAACTCGGATCCTTATGTTGCTCAGGGTAACAAGTTTCCTGTCACAGTCAAAGAAAGGCGACACCACCTAGCAATGGTGCAAATTGGAAATCATGAAAGTTGGTGCAA GTATGAAGCAATTCGATATGACCGAGCCTACTGTAGCTATCGTAATCTTGCAACTTTGAAGTCAAGAGAACATGTGGATAATTTCTTCATTTTGTGCGTTTGTCGTTATCTGTTCAAACAAGCTCACCCATTAGTATCAAAGAAACATTGCTTCTTCTCTTATATCGGG GAAACCATCCTGAGAGGCTCTGATGTTGACATTGTAGGCAACGCTTTCACTGGTGCTAACAATGCTTTCCCAATGTGGAGAAGTAATCTG TTATTCTTTCCCATTGGACAGGAGAACCATTGGTTTACCTTTGTTGTTTGCTTGAAGGAGAGGGCCTTTGCATTTCTTGATTCTCTGTACGGGGCAAAGGATCATTTTCACCTGGGAATCCGTGACAAATTG ATTGCAAACTTCATAACAATCTGGGACCAGTTTGTGACTCCTTTGCTGCGTAAGCGCATCGACTTTGAGAATTTTGACATTGTGTATCCTACTCTTCCACAGCAAAATAATTG GGATGATTGTGGTGTTTTTACTGTCATGCACCTGAAGCACTGGACTCCTAGGACCCCAATTGGCAATATGTTTGGCGCATCCGATGTTGACAACATAACAATCAGATTGGTAAATGAGTTGTACTTTAGTGGATTCAACAGTGTCGACAAGACTTTTGTCACACACTTCTTTGATGAT GTCAAGGCTTAG
- the LOC123156734 gene encoding uncharacterized protein: MMYFSGIFSMLRWIITRSMCEHSRPSFWNAQQMQEYSSSFSPTCTREDEPFLLSSKPRQLQSFLFPGIFQCLLRQGIHLLPLVVIDVVVQVCVPWIGFSCPIFGHWHFSMQVCLHCLQK, encoded by the exons ATGATGTATTTCTCTGGTATCTTTTCGATGTTGAGATGGATCATCACTCGAAGTATGTGCGAGCATAGCAGGCCATCTTTTTGGAATGCACAACAGATGCAAGAGTATTCTTCTTCTTTTAGTCCAACTTGCACTAG GGAAGATGAGCCATTCCTCCTCTCAAGTAAGCCAAGACAGCTACAATCCTTCTTGTTTCCAG GAATCTTTCAATGTCTTCTTCGTCAAGGAATTCATCTTCTCCCTCTTGTTGTA ATTGATGTTGTCGTTCAAGTTTGTGTCCCATGGATCGGATTCTCCTGCCCCATCTTCGGCCACTGGCATTTCTCGATGCAAGTCTGCCTCCATTGTCTGCAAA AGTAG